In Flavobacterium gelatinilyticum, a genomic segment contains:
- a CDS encoding T9SS sorting signal type C domain-containing protein produces the protein MYPKLFLFTRSLLLKNLTLLFFLLSLTMSGQTAVTGIYTDWKGYWHSTGTTGVGNRPDRENNLLAFRWKGTTYSTGVNNAILDANTVGYNAQKFRALKIQTVGIGASMYFLQGSMIDGSASTAVLQPALAGSTATGAELASRLTDGLNGLALGTGVANIKAGTAEFKVGTNNLNLSGIGDGIPDLIVTQVADPGGTADTFKFIDASGNLVGKELSIKFDAVNAVGTYSLDLFNMNGTVGFSPASTRDIRLLGIETSEFEITSTNAPLVDRFVVTFSGNSDCAFIAFNTNSLKIAELSLVNTASLTTCGKAGVQINYTFDIKNTGEVPITNIHLTDLMPGLTVTGNSIASLAAGATETIHGTYTITAADVTAGRVTSSIKVTGTDPSLNVVEDISGNTFTDNIPTTIDLLTPPTISIVNNTTCTSLGSVVLTNLPASGNWVIERSPGNVLTNGSGSSTTIGNLAGGTTYTFRVTNADGCKSPSSAGAAIANDSSTTWNGTAWSNSTPTATKSVVFSGAFTFTSDLTACSCTINSGVNLTIPSGISLILTNGLTVNSGGSLTFENNSSLYQSNPLATNTGNITYKRNTTPVNRYDFTFWSSPVTLASNFTLHDLSPDTLADKYYIYNPSSGWVIDYGGTSTKMVPGEGYNVRAPQTFDPNSTAIYQASFVGVPTNGNVTVNPVGGKWNIVGNPYPSAIDGVKFIQNTDVGAVYFWTHANKPVYNPGSNTYKYATTDYTTFNLTGTAGPDFPGSVTPTGNIGAGQGFFVKSPSGNPIVFTNDMRVAGNNSNFYKTAQTAELERNRLWLNFTNTEGAFKQALVGYIEGASDSWDVNYDAVTLNGNNFIDFYSINEAKKLTIQGRALPFEESDIVPLGYRTTITGEFTIAIDHVDGIFTNQNVYLEDKLTGKIQDLKSGNYTFSTAIGTFSDRFTIRYTNKTLGTGDFETIEGGLLVSVKNKVIGVTSAKENIKEVNIYDISGRLLYSRNKVDSAELSISNLQSSNQVLLVKVTLENDAQVTRKIIFN, from the coding sequence TGATGCTAATACTGTTGGTTACAATGCTCAAAAATTCAGAGCTTTAAAAATTCAAACGGTAGGAATTGGTGCTAGTATGTACTTTCTGCAGGGTTCGATGATTGACGGATCAGCTTCTACAGCTGTATTACAGCCTGCATTGGCAGGATCAACAGCAACCGGAGCAGAACTTGCTTCCCGATTAACAGACGGGTTAAACGGATTAGCTCTGGGAACCGGAGTAGCTAATATAAAAGCCGGAACAGCAGAATTCAAAGTAGGAACAAACAACTTGAATCTTAGCGGTATTGGCGACGGAATTCCGGATTTAATTGTAACACAGGTTGCAGATCCGGGAGGAACAGCTGATACATTTAAATTCATTGATGCTTCGGGAAATTTAGTTGGAAAAGAGCTTTCTATAAAATTTGACGCTGTAAATGCGGTAGGAACCTACAGTCTTGATTTGTTTAATATGAACGGAACAGTTGGTTTTTCACCTGCTTCAACAAGAGATATTCGATTGTTAGGAATTGAAACCAGCGAATTTGAAATCACAAGTACCAATGCGCCGTTGGTTGATCGGTTTGTGGTAACTTTCTCGGGAAATTCAGATTGTGCTTTTATTGCTTTCAATACTAATTCATTAAAGATCGCAGAATTAAGTCTTGTGAATACTGCTTCGTTAACGACTTGCGGAAAAGCCGGCGTTCAGATAAATTATACTTTTGATATTAAAAATACAGGAGAAGTTCCTATTACAAATATTCATTTAACAGATCTAATGCCAGGTCTGACTGTTACCGGGAATTCTATTGCCAGTCTCGCAGCCGGAGCAACAGAAACGATCCACGGAACGTATACAATTACAGCTGCTGATGTCACTGCCGGAAGAGTAACTTCTTCTATAAAAGTTACAGGAACAGATCCTTCATTAAACGTTGTAGAAGATATTTCTGGAAATACTTTTACCGATAATATCCCAACAACTATTGATTTATTGACTCCTCCAACAATTTCTATAGTTAATAATACAACATGTACATCTTTAGGAAGTGTGGTTCTGACAAATTTACCAGCATCCGGGAACTGGGTAATAGAGAGAAGTCCGGGGAATGTTTTAACAAACGGATCAGGATCAAGCACAACGATTGGAAATCTTGCAGGAGGAACAACTTATACTTTTAGAGTAACAAATGCAGACGGCTGTAAATCACCATCAAGTGCGGGAGCAGCTATAGCAAACGATTCTTCAACAACATGGAATGGGACAGCATGGAGCAACAGCACGCCTACAGCTACTAAATCAGTTGTGTTTTCTGGAGCTTTTACTTTTACAAGCGATCTTACCGCTTGTTCTTGTACTATTAATTCGGGTGTAAACTTAACGATTCCGTCTGGTATAAGTTTGATCCTTACCAATGGTTTAACCGTTAATTCCGGAGGATCATTAACTTTCGAAAACAACTCAAGCTTGTACCAATCTAACCCTCTTGCTACAAATACAGGAAATATAACTTACAAAAGAAACACCACACCTGTAAACCGTTATGACTTTACATTCTGGTCATCGCCTGTAACTTTAGCGTCTAACTTTACACTGCATGATTTATCTCCGGATACATTAGCAGATAAATACTATATCTATAATCCCTCTTCAGGATGGGTAATTGATTATGGCGGTACATCAACAAAAATGGTACCGGGAGAAGGTTATAATGTAAGAGCACCTCAGACTTTTGATCCCAATTCAACAGCAATTTATCAGGCATCTTTTGTGGGAGTTCCTACTAACGGAAACGTTACGGTTAATCCTGTGGGAGGCAAATGGAATATAGTTGGAAATCCTTATCCTTCGGCAATCGATGGGGTGAAGTTTATACAAAATACTGATGTGGGGGCGGTATATTTCTGGACACACGCCAACAAACCGGTTTATAATCCAGGCAGTAACACTTACAAATATGCTACTACAGATTATACCACTTTTAACCTGACAGGAACTGCAGGACCGGACTTCCCGGGATCTGTTACTCCAACAGGAAACATTGGTGCCGGACAGGGATTTTTTGTAAAATCACCTTCAGGAAACCCTATCGTATTTACAAATGATATGAGAGTTGCAGGAAACAATTCTAATTTTTACAAAACAGCACAGACAGCAGAACTTGAAAGAAACCGTTTATGGCTGAACTTTACCAACACCGAAGGGGCTTTCAAACAGGCGCTGGTAGGTTATATCGAAGGAGCTTCAGACAGCTGGGACGTTAATTACGATGCAGTTACGCTAAACGGAAACAACTTTATAGATTTCTATAGTATCAACGAAGCTAAAAAACTAACCATTCAGGGACGCGCCCTTCCGTTTGAAGAAAGCGATATTGTGCCTCTTGGATACAGAACCACGATTACCGGAGAATTTACCATAGCAATTGATCACGTTGACGGAATATTCACGAATCAAAATGTTTATCTGGAAGACAAACTAACGGGAAAAATTCAGGATTTGAAATCCGGAAATTACACCTTCAGTACCGCAATAGGAACTTTCTCAGATCGTTTTACAATTCGATACACTAATAAAACACTAGGAACTGGTGATTTTGAAACTATCGAAGGAGGACTTTTAGTTTCTGTGAAAAACAAAGTTATCGGCGTGACTTCTGCAAAAGAGAATATAAAAGAAGTGAACATTTATGATATTTCAGGAAGACTGCTTTACAGCAGGAACAAAGTAGATTCAGCCGAATTATCAATTTCAAACCTGCAGTCCAGCAATCAGGTGCTTCTGGTAAAAGTAACACTGGAGAATGATGCTCAGGTAACACGAAAAATCATTTTTAATTAG